A part of Paenibacillus sp. IHBB 10380 genomic DNA contains:
- the hisH gene encoding imidazole glycerol phosphate synthase subunit HisH: MAIAIVDYGMGNLHSVSKAVERLGYEVLITSVESEILAAEGVILPGVGAFGDAMTQLQESSLDAVVRKVAAGDQPLLGICLGMQLLFSTSEEHGSHKGLDILPGAVVRFAGGDYKVPHMGWNKLDYIEQGSPLFTGLAEGYVYFVHSYHVLPEVKTDLLATTDYGQPVTAIVGRDSVFGMQFHPEKSGELGMSLLHNFLKLTGNPVK, encoded by the coding sequence GTGGCTATTGCGATTGTGGATTATGGCATGGGCAACTTGCACAGTGTGAGTAAAGCTGTAGAGCGTCTTGGATATGAGGTGCTTATTACGAGTGTAGAGAGCGAAATCCTCGCCGCAGAAGGTGTAATCTTGCCTGGTGTTGGTGCTTTCGGTGATGCTATGACGCAATTACAGGAGAGTTCGCTCGATGCTGTAGTGCGGAAGGTCGCAGCAGGCGATCAGCCTCTACTAGGCATCTGCCTAGGTATGCAGTTGTTGTTCAGTACTAGTGAGGAGCACGGTAGCCACAAGGGACTAGATATACTACCTGGTGCAGTTGTTCGATTCGCTGGCGGGGATTATAAAGTGCCGCACATGGGATGGAATAAGTTAGATTACATTGAACAGGGGAGTCCGCTGTTTACGGGACTTGCGGAAGGATATGTATACTTCGTACATTCTTATCATGTTCTTCCGGAAGTAAAGACAGATCTTCTAGCAACAACAGATTATGGACAGCCCGTGACTGCGATCGTGGGTCGAGACTCAGTATTCGGCATGCAGTTCCACCCAGAGAAGAGTGGAGAGCTCGGTATGAGTTTACTGCACAATTTCCTTAAGCTTACGGGTAATCCAGTGAAATAA
- the hisB gene encoding imidazoleglycerol-phosphate dehydratase HisB yields the protein MDNNVNESLRTASVSRATNETNISLSFGVDGTGVSELETDVPFLNHMLDLFTKHGHFDLSVKAQGDIEIDDHHTVEDIGICLGQTLREALGDKKGIKRYASVFVPMDEALAQVIIDISNRPHFEYRAEYPSQQVGSFTTELVHEFLWKFALEARITLHVIVHYGQNTHHMIEAVFKALGRALDEATSIDPRVTGVPSTKGVL from the coding sequence ATGGACAATAATGTGAATGAGAGTTTGCGCACAGCAAGTGTAAGTCGTGCAACGAATGAGACGAATATTTCACTTTCTTTTGGTGTAGATGGTACGGGTGTATCGGAGCTGGAGACGGATGTTCCATTCCTGAATCATATGTTGGATCTGTTCACTAAGCACGGACATTTCGATCTTTCTGTAAAGGCGCAGGGAGATATTGAAATTGATGATCATCATACGGTGGAGGATATCGGGATCTGTCTAGGACAGACGCTTAGAGAAGCGCTAGGCGACAAGAAGGGAATTAAGCGTTATGCTAGCGTATTTGTACCGATGGATGAGGCTTTAGCGCAAGTAATTATTGATATTAGCAATCGGCCGCATTTTGAATATCGGGCAGAATATCCTTCACAGCAGGTAGGAAGTTTCACGACGGAACTGGTACATGAATTTCTGTGGAAATTCGCATTGGAAGCACGTATTACGCTACATGTGATCGTTCACTACGGACAGAACACGCATCACATGATTGAAGCTGTATTTAAGGCGCTAGGTCGTGCGCTTGATGAAGCAACTAGCATTGATCCGCGTGTGACAGGTGTGCCCTCCACGAAGGGAGTGCTATAA
- a CDS encoding acyltransferase, which translates to MRKITRHPVEGPNALWQIYRTVSPWKGIKNFVCIQIARYCPILQVKNWIYRHMLGMKVGKHTAFGLMVMVDVFFPEKISVGENSVIGYNTTILAHEYLIHEYRLGEVIIGENVMIGANSTILPGVTIGDGAIVAAGSVVHKDVAPGTFVGGNPLRELRPAATRDDSE; encoded by the coding sequence GTGAGAAAGATTACTCGTCATCCAGTGGAAGGTCCGAATGCGCTTTGGCAAATTTATCGAACCGTTAGTCCTTGGAAGGGGATTAAAAATTTCGTATGTATTCAGATAGCTCGCTACTGTCCTATTCTTCAAGTGAAGAACTGGATCTATCGTCACATGTTAGGTATGAAGGTGGGAAAGCATACGGCATTCGGGCTAATGGTCATGGTCGATGTATTTTTTCCTGAAAAAATATCAGTGGGAGAAAATTCAGTTATTGGCTATAATACGACCATTCTGGCTCATGAGTACTTAATTCATGAATATCGGTTGGGCGAGGTGATCATTGGGGAAAATGTAATGATTGGAGCCAATTCAACGATACTTCCCGGAGTGACCATTGGTGATGGGGCTATTGTGGCGGCGGGGTCAGTAGTTCACAAGGATGTAGCGCCAGGTACCTTCGTAGGTGGAAATCCATTGCGTGAATTGAGACCAGCAGCCACAAGAGATGATTCAGAATAA
- the ppaX gene encoding pyrophosphatase PpaX: MIDTILFDLDGTIIDTNELIISSFMNVLEVQGLSPLTREQIIPKMGLTLERQLQIFSGQDDVMPLIQSYRTYNDIYHDEMVHPFPQVIEVIQSLHGRGIHMGVVTTKNRPGTLKVLEMFGLLEYMDSVVTVIDVKNPKPHPEPVLKAVKELGADPLKTLMVGDSPVDIQAAKAAGVLSAGVAWSLKGEDELKKYEPDHMLHAMSDLYSLVEQESGLE, from the coding sequence ATGATTGATACGATACTATTTGATCTTGATGGCACGATTATCGATACGAATGAATTAATAATTTCATCTTTTATGAATGTACTGGAAGTTCAAGGACTGTCTCCACTCACAAGAGAACAAATCATACCTAAGATGGGATTGACGTTGGAGCGACAGCTCCAAATCTTCTCGGGTCAAGATGATGTTATGCCTTTAATCCAGTCATATCGGACATATAACGATATCTATCATGATGAGATGGTACATCCTTTTCCCCAAGTGATTGAAGTCATTCAATCACTTCATGGACGAGGAATTCATATGGGTGTGGTCACTACGAAGAATAGACCAGGTACATTGAAAGTACTTGAAATGTTTGGCTTGTTGGAATATATGGATTCAGTTGTAACGGTGATTGATGTTAAGAACCCTAAGCCTCATCCAGAACCTGTACTCAAGGCAGTGAAGGAGCTTGGGGCAGATCCACTTAAAACCTTGATGGTTGGGGATAGCCCTGTAGATATTCAGGCAGCAAAGGCAGCTGGAGTGTTATCGGCAGGTGTAGCATGGTCACTAAAGGGTGAAGATGAGCTTAAGAAGTATGAACCAGACCACATGTTGCATGCGATGAGCGATTTATATTCTCTTGTGGAACAGGAGTCGGGTTTAGAGTGA
- a CDS encoding DUF2508 family protein, with protein sequence MSWMKKTWNSWFKKELEEERAEKRSLYTEVLRARARWEEAVMYFEEASGVEEIDYAIHMLEAAEIKYQMYLKQAKKIGLDRSQIYDVEESAV encoded by the coding sequence ATGAGTTGGATGAAAAAAACATGGAACAGTTGGTTTAAGAAAGAGCTTGAAGAGGAGCGAGCTGAAAAGAGGAGCTTATACACAGAGGTTCTTCGTGCGCGAGCAAGATGGGAAGAAGCGGTTATGTATTTTGAGGAGGCATCTGGTGTAGAAGAGATTGATTATGCCATCCATATGCTTGAGGCTGCAGAAATCAAATATCAGATGTATCTGAAACAGGCGAAGAAAATAGGCTTGGATCGCTCGCAAATTTATGATGTCGAAGAGTCGGCAGTCTAA
- a CDS encoding PucR family transcriptional regulator, producing MVEMETLRQKLQQIVGIPLIIKELNKQESGSFFNYNNKTVMDSVVNEGEVWFPLYSNNGQMSVLAGELNALSLEEVQFMELLIANMRDHSEVSLSLQNVEEREVEQFSEWLQSQIELGELDSDVPDKLILKNRLKPDMVPFLLAYEGIHTPVISYIELKKLLVSYFDGEVLLIPLAAHEWLIMACKELIIGSTDEKDDGLEESDKDIISAFCDGLYELIASEWVGGFHLSVTEAIHPLHSLPATVNLLRESIDLGKAFRITEHIHLPWELVLERLVSSIPDYQRNGFLEQVGNHSILFTDAETLSTLETFFEIDCNVSETAKRMYIHRNTLIYRLDKIKQETGLDVRNFEDAVLVKLTMLLYKVTKRK from the coding sequence ATGGTGGAGATGGAGACATTACGTCAGAAATTGCAGCAAATAGTAGGAATTCCTCTCATAATCAAAGAATTGAATAAGCAGGAATCAGGCTCTTTTTTTAATTATAATAATAAAACGGTAATGGATTCTGTGGTGAATGAAGGGGAAGTGTGGTTCCCCTTGTATAGTAACAATGGGCAGATGTCCGTACTAGCTGGAGAGCTAAATGCTTTAAGTTTAGAGGAAGTACAATTTATGGAGTTACTAATAGCTAATATGCGTGATCATTCAGAGGTATCATTATCTTTGCAGAATGTAGAAGAGCGTGAGGTAGAACAATTCAGTGAATGGCTTCAGTCTCAAATTGAGCTAGGAGAGTTGGATAGTGATGTTCCAGATAAGCTTATACTTAAGAATCGTTTAAAACCTGATATGGTTCCGTTTCTATTGGCTTATGAGGGTATACATACACCAGTAATTTCATATATCGAATTAAAGAAGCTGTTAGTTAGTTATTTTGATGGGGAGGTACTATTGATTCCCTTAGCAGCACATGAGTGGCTTATTATGGCTTGTAAGGAATTAATCATAGGAAGTACGGACGAGAAGGATGATGGTCTGGAGGAATCGGATAAAGATATAATCTCCGCATTCTGTGATGGACTATATGAGTTGATTGCAAGTGAATGGGTAGGTGGGTTTCATCTATCCGTAACGGAGGCCATTCATCCGCTGCATTCGCTCCCAGCAACAGTTAATTTATTAAGAGAATCGATAGATCTGGGCAAAGCATTTCGTATAACGGAGCATATACACTTGCCTTGGGAGTTAGTATTAGAAAGATTAGTGTCTAGCATTCCTGATTATCAACGTAATGGCTTTCTAGAGCAAGTCGGTAACCACTCCATTCTATTTACGGATGCTGAGACACTTTCAACGCTAGAGACTTTTTTTGAAATCGATTGTAATGTTAGTGAGACGGCAAAGCGAATGTATATCCATCGGAATACGCTTATCTATCGTCTTGATAAGATCAAACAGGAAACTGGACTGGATGTCCGTAACTTCGAAGATGCTGTATTGGTTAAGTTGACGATGCTATTGTATAAAGTGACGAAAAGGAAATAG
- the hisD gene encoding histidinol dehydrogenase has product MKIVPVEKFNLQREVDYGTPEQNEAVKTIVKDVKVEGDAALLRYTEQHDRTKLTAATLRVTAEELQEAYKHVEPSFVRAISAAATNIRAFHMREKRNSWMDLQPDGSILGQIIRPLKRVGVYVPGGKAAYPSSVLMNVIPAQVAGVPEIVMMTPPGTNGQEGIDPHILVAAAEAGVHEIYRVGGAQAIAALAYGTKTIAPVDKICGPGNIYVALAKREVYGAVDIDSIAGPSEIVVLADEKASPVYVAADLLSQAEHDEMASAILVTPSRAFAEVVSLEVTRQLALLPRQEIAASSIVNYGAIIVVESIEEGISVVNRLAPEHLEIMVEDPMSYVSKIENAGAIFLGPYSSEPVGDYFAGPNHIIPTNGTARFSSPVDVDDFIKKSSMIYYSKEALLENGATIMELARHEGLEGHARAIEVRLQKEGKVDINNGQ; this is encoded by the coding sequence ATGAAAATTGTACCGGTTGAAAAGTTTAATTTGCAGAGGGAAGTGGATTACGGTACGCCTGAGCAGAATGAAGCTGTTAAGACTATCGTAAAGGATGTCAAGGTTGAAGGAGATGCAGCACTTCTTCGTTATACAGAGCAGCATGATCGGACCAAGTTGACTGCTGCCACACTACGGGTAACTGCGGAAGAGTTACAAGAGGCTTATAAGCATGTTGAGCCATCTTTCGTGAGGGCTATTTCAGCAGCAGCAACCAACATTAGAGCCTTCCATATGCGTGAGAAAAGAAACTCTTGGATGGATTTGCAGCCGGATGGCAGTATTCTAGGTCAAATTATCCGTCCACTTAAACGTGTGGGCGTATATGTACCCGGAGGTAAGGCAGCTTATCCTTCTTCTGTTCTGATGAACGTTATTCCAGCTCAAGTAGCTGGCGTACCGGAGATTGTCATGATGACTCCACCAGGGACGAATGGTCAAGAGGGCATTGATCCTCATATTCTTGTAGCCGCAGCAGAAGCAGGTGTGCACGAGATTTATCGTGTGGGTGGAGCACAAGCGATTGCTGCATTAGCTTATGGTACGAAGACGATTGCACCGGTAGATAAGATATGTGGTCCAGGTAACATATATGTTGCATTGGCTAAGCGAGAAGTGTATGGGGCCGTAGACATTGATAGCATTGCCGGACCAAGCGAAATCGTGGTATTAGCAGACGAGAAGGCGAGTCCAGTCTATGTTGCAGCTGATTTGTTATCTCAGGCAGAGCATGATGAGATGGCTTCAGCGATTCTTGTGACACCTTCACGGGCGTTTGCCGAAGTCGTTTCGTTAGAGGTAACACGTCAGTTGGCATTATTGCCACGTCAAGAGATTGCAGCTTCCTCAATCGTGAACTATGGCGCTATTATTGTTGTAGAATCAATCGAAGAGGGTATCTCAGTGGTGAATCGGCTAGCACCAGAGCATCTAGAAATTATGGTGGAAGACCCGATGTCTTATGTCAGTAAGATTGAGAATGCGGGTGCTATTTTCTTAGGACCTTACAGCTCGGAGCCTGTAGGAGATTATTTCGCTGGACCGAATCATATTATTCCGACTAATGGGACAGCTAGATTCTCATCGCCTGTAGATGTGGATGATTTCATTAAGAAATCTAGCATGATTTATTATAGTAAGGAAGCATTGCTAGAGAATGGTGCGACGATCATGGAACTAGCTCGGCACGAAGGACTAGAGGGTCATGCACGGGCCATTGAGGTCCGGTTACAGAAGGAAGGAAAGGTGGATATTAATAATGGACAATAA
- a CDS encoding ATP phosphoribosyltransferase regulatory subunit produces the protein MSKPKGFEKPVGVRDYLPYAVKKLRSIERNVLDCMEAWGYRQIMTPTMEYYDTVGVASSTSDRKLFKLLNNRGTTLVLRSDMTAPIARVVSSLLKEEPLPLRLSYHANVFRTIEEEAGREAEFFQTGVELVGDDSPEADAEIVALAIESLKAAGVTSFKIAMGHVGFLHGLFQEVVPDQDDAQEALKEGLLRRDYVGFRNTILELDLPNAQKNILDGIVRLRGGKEICDQAFQLSGNTLAQSSIVHLCKVWEVLEAYGVSEHVLIDLTMIGDFSYYTGMTFEGYASELGFPVCSGGRYDNLLQQFGRSIPATGFALKTNRILDGVQGKHELEVLPVLVQYDALQRAEGLAEATRLRASGYTVVTRLISDQDSLNSSKQVEQKAEQDVEQEIDSDSENVKSGVQVGHPVKKLYSEIITYVTHE, from the coding sequence GTGTCTAAGCCAAAAGGGTTTGAAAAACCGGTAGGTGTTCGTGATTATCTGCCGTATGCAGTGAAGAAACTACGTTCCATTGAACGTAATGTGTTGGATTGCATGGAAGCATGGGGATATCGTCAGATTATGACGCCAACGATGGAATACTATGATACGGTTGGTGTGGCAAGTTCTACGTCAGATCGTAAGTTATTTAAATTGCTTAATAATCGGGGAACTACGCTGGTGCTACGTTCAGATATGACGGCTCCTATTGCACGTGTGGTATCTTCGTTATTGAAAGAGGAGCCTCTCCCATTAAGACTGTCTTATCATGCGAACGTATTTCGTACAATTGAAGAAGAAGCAGGTAGAGAAGCGGAGTTTTTCCAGACAGGTGTGGAGCTGGTGGGTGATGATTCCCCAGAGGCCGATGCGGAGATTGTCGCGCTTGCCATTGAGTCGTTGAAGGCTGCGGGAGTGACCTCTTTTAAAATTGCTATGGGTCATGTGGGATTCTTGCATGGATTGTTCCAAGAGGTTGTTCCAGATCAGGATGATGCTCAGGAAGCTCTTAAAGAAGGATTATTGCGCCGTGATTATGTGGGGTTCCGTAATACGATTCTTGAATTGGATTTACCGAATGCACAAAAAAATATATTGGATGGAATTGTACGGCTACGTGGAGGGAAGGAAATCTGTGATCAGGCCTTCCAACTTAGTGGAAATACGCTAGCTCAGAGTTCAATCGTCCACTTATGTAAAGTGTGGGAAGTGTTAGAAGCCTATGGTGTCTCAGAACATGTGTTGATTGATCTCACGATGATTGGGGATTTCTCTTATTACACAGGTATGACCTTTGAAGGGTATGCTTCAGAACTGGGTTTCCCAGTATGTAGCGGCGGACGTTATGATAATCTTTTACAACAATTTGGACGGTCCATTCCTGCGACAGGGTTCGCACTAAAGACCAATCGCATTCTAGATGGTGTGCAGGGTAAGCATGAACTTGAGGTGTTACCTGTTCTTGTGCAATATGATGCATTACAACGCGCAGAGGGACTTGCTGAAGCTACTAGATTACGGGCATCGGGGTATACGGTGGTGACACGTCTAATTTCAGATCAGGATTCGTTAAATTCGAGTAAACAGGTTGAGCAAAAAGCAGAACAAGATGTAGAACAAGAAATAGATTCGGATTCAGAAAATGTGAAATCAGGAGTTCAAGTAGGGCATCCTGTGAAGAAGTTGTATAGCGAGATCATTACTTATGTTACACATGAATAA
- the hprK gene encoding HPr(Ser) kinase/phosphatase, translating into MAKKVKVSELVQQFQLEVISGEEGLKRVITVDDLNRPGLEMAGYFEYHPQERVQLFGKTELAFFAMLPAEDRRERMVKLCTDVTPCIVVTRSLEVPQELIDVSIQNNIAVLRSNMATTTLSSRITGFLEKKLAPTATIHGVLCDVNGVGMLITGSSGIGKSETALELVKRGHRLIADDAVEIRQTSDNQLHGTAPELIRHLLEIRGVGIINVMTLFGAGAIRNNKRITLVVRLEAWQQDKQYDRLGLDEETTRIIDTDVPLVTIPVRPGRNLAVIIEVAAMNYRLKQMGFNAALQFTNKLTATIAEDNDDLD; encoded by the coding sequence ATGGCTAAAAAGGTAAAGGTATCTGAACTAGTTCAACAATTTCAGTTGGAAGTCATTTCGGGTGAGGAAGGTCTCAAGCGTGTGATTACGGTTGATGATTTGAATCGACCTGGATTGGAAATGGCAGGCTACTTCGAATATCATCCTCAAGAGCGAGTGCAATTATTCGGTAAGACGGAGTTGGCTTTTTTTGCAATGCTACCTGCTGAAGATAGAAGAGAACGAATGGTGAAACTCTGTACGGATGTAACGCCATGTATTGTTGTCACTCGATCATTGGAAGTTCCTCAGGAGTTAATAGATGTTAGTATTCAGAATAATATAGCTGTCCTTCGTAGTAATATGGCAACAACCACACTTTCCAGCCGAATTACGGGCTTCCTAGAGAAGAAGTTGGCACCGACGGCAACCATACATGGTGTATTGTGTGATGTTAATGGTGTGGGTATGCTAATAACGGGTTCAAGTGGCATAGGTAAGAGTGAGACAGCGCTAGAATTGGTCAAAAGAGGACATAGGCTTATTGCCGATGATGCAGTGGAAATTCGGCAGACCTCAGATAATCAACTTCATGGTACAGCGCCTGAATTGATTCGTCATCTTCTTGAAATTCGTGGGGTTGGTATTATTAATGTAATGACCCTATTTGGTGCAGGTGCCATCCGTAACAATAAACGGATTACGCTAGTCGTAAGATTAGAAGCTTGGCAACAAGATAAGCAATATGATCGTCTGGGTCTTGATGAAGAGACAACAAGAATTATTGATACCGATGTTCCATTGGTGACGATACCTGTTCGGCCAGGACGTAACCTTGCAGTTATTATTGAAGTGGCAGCTATGAACTATCGCTTGAAACAAATGGGGTTCAATGCGGCACTGCAGTTCACGAATAAATTAACGGCGACGATTGCAGAAGATAACGACGATTTAGATTAG
- the hisG gene encoding ATP phosphoribosyltransferase, with translation MVETLKVAMPKGRIYTKAAALFRKAGLDIPLEVDESRKLVVPLPEMGMEFILAKPVDVPTYVEYGVADIGIVGKDVLLEENKDVYELLDLGIARCRMSVIGLPNWQPGIQQRVATKYPNVASQYFREQGQQVEVIKLNGSIELAPLIGLADRIVDMVETGQTLKDNGLVEMISIFEITSRLIANRVSYRMKNGQIQELCDLLQKVLPVPQIESK, from the coding sequence ATGGTTGAGACGTTAAAAGTAGCCATGCCCAAGGGGCGTATATATACGAAGGCAGCAGCCTTATTCCGCAAAGCTGGACTAGATATTCCACTGGAAGTAGATGAATCACGAAAGCTAGTCGTTCCTTTGCCTGAGATGGGTATGGAGTTCATTCTCGCGAAGCCGGTAGATGTACCTACTTATGTTGAGTATGGCGTAGCTGATATTGGAATTGTAGGGAAGGATGTGCTTCTCGAAGAGAATAAGGACGTGTATGAGCTATTGGATCTAGGTATTGCGCGTTGTCGGATGTCTGTTATTGGTCTGCCGAATTGGCAGCCGGGAATTCAACAACGAGTAGCTACGAAGTATCCGAATGTGGCTTCACAGTATTTTCGAGAGCAAGGACAACAGGTTGAAGTTATTAAGCTGAACGGGTCTATTGAGCTAGCACCCCTGATTGGGTTGGCAGATCGAATTGTGGATATGGTGGAGACGGGGCAAACATTGAAGGATAATGGCTTGGTAGAGATGATAAGTATTTTTGAAATTACAAGCCGCCTTATTGCTAATCGTGTTAGTTATCGTATGAAGAATGGGCAAATACAAGAGTTATGTGATTTGCTCCAAAAGGTGCTTCCAGTACCTCAAATTGAATCGAAATGA
- a CDS encoding ABC transporter ATP-binding protein: MAGVRLEHLYKKYPGADKATVIDINLDVKDKEFLVLVGPSGCGKSTTLRMIAGLEEISEGNLYIGDRVVNDVAPKDRDIAMVFQSYALYPHMSVYQNMAFGLKLRKVKKDEIDKKVRDAAAILDIVHLLDRKPKALSGGQRQRVALGRAIVRDPQVFLMDEPLSNLDAKLRGQMRAEITKLVKRLETTCIYVTHDQTEAMTMGDRIVVMYDGIIQQAASPEELYNNPTNLFVAGFIGSPTMNFINGTLSESNGAVRFRANGLDVEVPGGKAQVLKSKGLVGKEVIMGIRPEDIHEEPVFLEASPNTIFTSNVDVTENLGHEMQIYLSGLGNDTVIARVDGRSTIRDGSSVRLAIDMNKIHIFDKESELNVLIAD, from the coding sequence ATGGCTGGAGTACGCTTAGAACATCTTTATAAGAAATACCCAGGTGCTGACAAAGCAACGGTTATTGATATCAATCTTGATGTTAAAGATAAGGAATTTTTGGTTCTAGTTGGACCATCTGGTTGCGGTAAATCTACAACACTTCGGATGATTGCTGGTTTGGAAGAAATTTCAGAGGGGAACCTCTACATTGGCGACCGTGTTGTCAACGATGTAGCTCCAAAAGACCGCGATATCGCGATGGTATTCCAATCCTACGCCCTGTACCCACATATGAGCGTATATCAAAACATGGCATTCGGTTTGAAACTTCGTAAAGTGAAGAAAGATGAGATCGACAAAAAAGTACGTGATGCAGCAGCAATTCTAGATATCGTACATTTACTTGACCGCAAACCAAAAGCTCTTTCTGGTGGTCAACGTCAACGTGTCGCTTTGGGACGCGCTATCGTACGGGATCCACAAGTATTCTTGATGGATGAGCCTCTTTCTAACTTGGATGCAAAACTACGTGGTCAAATGCGTGCAGAAATCACGAAGCTTGTAAAACGTCTTGAGACTACTTGTATCTATGTAACGCATGACCAAACAGAAGCTATGACAATGGGTGACCGTATCGTAGTTATGTATGATGGTATCATTCAACAAGCAGCTTCTCCAGAAGAGCTATACAATAACCCAACTAATCTTTTCGTAGCAGGTTTTATTGGATCTCCTACAATGAACTTTATAAACGGTACACTTAGCGAGTCAAACGGAGCTGTTAGATTCCGTGCAAATGGATTGGATGTAGAAGTTCCTGGTGGCAAAGCTCAAGTCTTGAAGAGTAAAGGCTTGGTTGGTAAAGAAGTTATCATGGGCATTCGTCCTGAAGATATTCATGAAGAGCCAGTATTCTTAGAAGCATCTCCAAATACGATCTTTACATCTAATGTAGACGTTACTGAGAACCTTGGACATGAAATGCAGATATACTTGAGTGGATTAGGTAATGATACAGTAATCGCTCGTGTAGATGGACGTTCTACAATTCGTGATGGTAGCTCAGTTCGCTTAGCAATTGATATGAACAAAATTCATATCTTCGATAAGGAATCCGAACTTAACGTTCTAATTGCAGACTAA
- a CDS encoding pro-sigmaK processing inhibitor BofA family protein, with protein sequence MKMIMMGVLVVSMLLLLYIVIKKRLGFKWLSVLGIHMVLAALGIYAVNFSGFIPNIYIPLNPVTVGTVMFLGLPGVALLVGLKITL encoded by the coding sequence GTGAAAATGATTATGATGGGTGTGCTCGTTGTATCCATGTTGCTCTTGCTTTATATTGTGATCAAGAAGAGATTGGGATTTAAATGGCTAAGCGTGCTAGGGATACACATGGTGCTCGCAGCATTAGGGATATACGCAGTGAATTTTTCGGGTTTTATTCCGAATATATATATCCCATTAAATCCTGTAACAGTGGGTACAGTAATGTTTCTGGGGTTACCTGGGGTGGCGCTTCTGGTTGGATTAAAGATCACACTATAA
- the lgt gene encoding prolipoprotein diacylglyceryl transferase, with protein MATLLLNPIAISIGSLDVHWYGLILGLGALIGLMFAIREGRRFGIPSEVFMDLLLFGVPSSIICARIYFVAFKWDDYKDNFWDVFKIWNGGIAIYGALIGAMICGYVYSRYKGYKFWRILDICAPGLIVGQIIGRWGNFVNQEAYGGPVEESFLRNSLHLPDFIVNQMSVQGVFHHPAFLYESLWNLVGLGLLLVLRRQKFLRAGEMIIAYFVWYSIGRFFIEGLRTDSLAYQGQQWIVSLVNGLWSPMQSLGFEVGHLDPSYGNVRISQLLSLLIIVFAIILIVVRRVTGRAEVRYLDPVVSTKVTPDTMPEAPLTAPKKVKNEEVSTQPRVHEVGHPAENKKE; from the coding sequence ATGGCGACATTGTTATTGAATCCTATCGCAATTTCGATTGGATCACTAGATGTTCACTGGTATGGTCTAATTTTGGGATTAGGTGCTTTGATAGGCCTTATGTTTGCCATTAGAGAAGGTCGTAGATTTGGAATTCCGTCTGAAGTATTTATGGATCTTCTATTGTTTGGAGTTCCTTCATCGATTATCTGTGCACGTATTTATTTCGTAGCGTTCAAATGGGATGATTACAAAGATAATTTCTGGGATGTCTTCAAAATATGGAACGGTGGTATTGCGATTTATGGCGCATTAATTGGAGCGATGATATGCGGATATGTATATAGCCGTTATAAAGGATATAAATTTTGGAGAATTCTTGATATTTGTGCTCCAGGACTGATTGTGGGTCAAATCATTGGACGCTGGGGTAACTTCGTAAACCAAGAGGCTTATGGTGGACCGGTCGAGGAATCCTTTTTACGTAATAGTCTGCATTTACCTGATTTCATTGTGAATCAAATGAGTGTTCAAGGAGTGTTTCATCACCCGGCATTTTTATATGAATCTTTGTGGAACCTTGTAGGACTTGGTTTGCTACTTGTGTTGAGACGTCAAAAGTTTCTGCGTGCTGGTGAAATGATTATTGCATATTTCGTATGGTATTCTATTGGGCGCTTCTTTATCGAAGGACTACGTACAGATAGTCTAGCTTACCAAGGTCAACAATGGATTGTTTCTCTAGTTAATGGCTTATGGAGTCCAATGCAAAGTCTAGGATTTGAGGTTGGGCATTTAGATCCGTCTTATGGCAATGTGAGGATTTCTCAATTGTTATCTCTACTTATAATTGTGTTTGCGATCATACTGATTGTTGTACGCCGTGTAACTGGGCGAGCAGAAGTTCGTTATCTCGATCCTGTTGTGTCTACGAAAGTAACGCCAGATACAATGCCAGAAGCGCCTCTTACAGCGCCAAAGAAGGTTAAGAACGAAGAAGTTTCTACCCAACCACGAGTGCATGAGGTGGGACATCCAGCGGAGAACAAGAAGGAGTAA